The Asterias amurensis chromosome 21, ASM3211899v1 genome has a segment encoding these proteins:
- the LOC139953085 gene encoding choline O-acetyltransferase-like isoform X1 yields MCTQVANGHQRPMPVSNGVTSAGNQRGAKRAPSEYMNHVTTTRYVANGELDDDIHNPIQLRPLPRLPVPLLHNTLVRYLQSIRATVSREQYDRTENLVREFGKTGGQGEYLQEKLLEYAESVTNWSNRWWLNDMYLKNHLPLPLNSNPGMVFPKQHFRDEGQRLRFAAKLISGILDYKVIIDARALPVDRVRYCKPGQPLCMEQYYRLFSSYRVPGEVADSLVSPTSSVMPEPEHIIVACNNQFFVLDVIVNFKRLSEQDLLSQLKRIVDVSAENPQPHVLGLLSTMGRVEWAHARKRLIKVSTNRDSLDMIERCIFVLCLDANMGNPPAEVGKPIDADDEPLAHQMLHGGGTALNSGNRWFDKTMQFIIGDDGTCGLNYEHSPSEGVAVVQLVEHLLRYIDSETHKRKLTRAQSICELPCPRVLRWKLSEESIQDIETARIRMDRHVGDFDLKLHRYTKFGKGFPKSQNMSPDAFIQIALQFTYYRIYGHLTSTYESASTRRFQEGRVDNIRAATVEALEFARSMVGDRVATEAEKMELLRAAIQQQTDICIMNITGQGFDCHLLGLRELARELGEPIPDIFSDESYHHSNYFNLSTSQVLTKLDTFMCYGAVVPDGYGAAYNPHEDYILFAIASWKSCPTTSSEVFRDKLFKSLNDMRALCKRASTLNNNHIVK; encoded by the exons ATGTGTACACAGGTAGCAAACGGCCACCAGCGACCCATGCCTGTGTCAAACGGAGTTACATCTGCAGGGAACCAGCGTGGGGCAAAGAGGGCGCCCTCTGAGTACATGAACCACGTGACCACCACCCGCTACGTGGCTAACGGTGAACTAGACGATGACATCCATAATCCAATCCAGTTG AGACCATTACCTCGACTTCCCGTACCGCTTCTCCATAACACACTAGTGAGGTACCTTCAGTCGATACGGGCCACCGTTTCTCGAGAACAATATGATAGAACTGAGAATCTTGTACGTGAGTTTGGCAAGACTGGCGGACAAGGAGAGTACCTTCAAGAGAAACTATTGGAGTATGCGGAGTCGGTTACCAACTGG TCTAACAGATGGTGGCTGAACGACATGTACTTGAAAAATCATCTACCACTTCCACTAAACTCCAACCCCGGGATGGTGTTTCCCAAACAGCACTTCAGAGACGAGGGCCAGAGATTACG gtttgcaGCTAAGCTGATATCTGGAATCTTAGATTACAAAGTCATCATTGATGC GCGAGCCCTCCCTGTAGATAGAGTTCGTTACTGTAAACCAGGTCAACCATTGTGTATGGAGCAATATTATCGTCTGTTCTCATCATACCGGGTACCAGGGGAGGTAGCAGATAGCCTGGTTTCACCTACGAGTAGCGTCATGCCTGAACCTGAGCATATCATAGTGGCGTGTAACAATCAG TTTTTTGTACTGGATGTGATAGTGAATTTTAAGCGGTTGAGTGAGCAGGACTTGTTGAGTCAGCTGAAGCGAATCGTAGACGTCTCCGCTGAGAATCCACAGCCTCACGTTCTCGGGCTACTCTCTACCATGGGAAGGGTCGAGTGGGCACATGCACGCAAAAGATTGATCAAAG TTTCCACCAACCGAGATTCGTTGGACATGATCGAgaggtgtatttttgtactttgtCTTGATGCAAATATGGGAAACCCCCCTGCTGAAGTGGGTAAGCCCATAGATGCTGATGATGAACCATTAGCTCATCAGATGCTTCATGGTGGTGGGACAGCTCTAAATAGTGGAAACAGGTGGTTTGACAAAACTATGCAG TTTATCATCGGAGATGACGGGACGTGTGGACTCAATTACGAACACTCGCCGTCAGAGGGCGTAGCTGTCGTCCAGCTAGTGGAACATCTGCTCAGATATAT TGATTCTGAGACGCATAAGCGAAAGTTGACGAGAGCTCAGTCGATATGTGAGCTTCCTTGCCCAAGAGTTCTCAGATGGAAACTCTCTGAAGAATCAATCCAAGATATTGAGACGGCTAGAATACGAATGGATAG ACACGTTGGTGATTTCGATCTAAAGCTCCACAGGTACACAAAGTTCGGCAAAGGCTTTCCTAAATCACAGAACATGAGCCCAGACGCCTTCATCCAGATCGCACTTCAGTTCACTTATTACAG GATCTATGGTCACCTGACGTCAACGTACGAGAGCGCCTCCACTCGGCGGTTCCAGGAAGGTAGAGTGGATAACATCCGGGCCGCTACGGTTGAAGCACTGGAGTTTGCACGATCGATGGTCGGGGATCGAGTTGCAACG GAAGCAGAGAAGATGGAATTGCTCCGAGCTGCGATTCAACAACAAACAGATATATGCATTATG AATATAACAGGGCAGGGTTTTGACTGCCACCTTCTGGGACTTCGCGAACTCGCGCGAGAATTGGGAGAGCCGATTCCGGATATTTTTTCAGATGAATCTTACCACCACAGTAACTACTTCAACTTGAGCACAAGTCAG GTACTCACTAAGTTAGACACCTTCATGTGTTATGGAGCCGTGGTACCAGACGGATACGGTGCTGCGTATAACCCACATGAGGACTACATCTTATTCGCTATCGCATCATGGAAGAGTTGCCCGACTACATCATCTGAAGTGTTCCGGGATAAGCTTTTCAAGAGCTTGAATGACATGCGCGCACTTTGTAAAAGGGCATCCACATTGAATAATAATCACATTGTGAAGTAA
- the LOC139953085 gene encoding choline O-acetyltransferase-like isoform X2, translated as MTSIIQSSCATHNHKVISGKSAVSSPQTESPLRPLPRLPVPLLHNTLVRYLQSIRATVSREQYDRTENLVREFGKTGGQGEYLQEKLLEYAESVTNWSNRWWLNDMYLKNHLPLPLNSNPGMVFPKQHFRDEGQRLRFAAKLISGILDYKVIIDARALPVDRVRYCKPGQPLCMEQYYRLFSSYRVPGEVADSLVSPTSSVMPEPEHIIVACNNQFFVLDVIVNFKRLSEQDLLSQLKRIVDVSAENPQPHVLGLLSTMGRVEWAHARKRLIKVSTNRDSLDMIERCIFVLCLDANMGNPPAEVGKPIDADDEPLAHQMLHGGGTALNSGNRWFDKTMQFIIGDDGTCGLNYEHSPSEGVAVVQLVEHLLRYIDSETHKRKLTRAQSICELPCPRVLRWKLSEESIQDIETARIRMDRHVGDFDLKLHRYTKFGKGFPKSQNMSPDAFIQIALQFTYYRIYGHLTSTYESASTRRFQEGRVDNIRAATVEALEFARSMVGDRVATEAEKMELLRAAIQQQTDICIMNITGQGFDCHLLGLRELARELGEPIPDIFSDESYHHSNYFNLSTSQVLTKLDTFMCYGAVVPDGYGAAYNPHEDYILFAIASWKSCPTTSSEVFRDKLFKSLNDMRALCKRASTLNNNHIVK; from the exons ATGACATCCATAATCCAATCCAGTTG CGCCACTCATAACCACAAAGTGATAAGCGGAAAGTCTGCCGTATCCAGTCCACAAACAGAGTCACCTTTG AGACCATTACCTCGACTTCCCGTACCGCTTCTCCATAACACACTAGTGAGGTACCTTCAGTCGATACGGGCCACCGTTTCTCGAGAACAATATGATAGAACTGAGAATCTTGTACGTGAGTTTGGCAAGACTGGCGGACAAGGAGAGTACCTTCAAGAGAAACTATTGGAGTATGCGGAGTCGGTTACCAACTGG TCTAACAGATGGTGGCTGAACGACATGTACTTGAAAAATCATCTACCACTTCCACTAAACTCCAACCCCGGGATGGTGTTTCCCAAACAGCACTTCAGAGACGAGGGCCAGAGATTACG gtttgcaGCTAAGCTGATATCTGGAATCTTAGATTACAAAGTCATCATTGATGC GCGAGCCCTCCCTGTAGATAGAGTTCGTTACTGTAAACCAGGTCAACCATTGTGTATGGAGCAATATTATCGTCTGTTCTCATCATACCGGGTACCAGGGGAGGTAGCAGATAGCCTGGTTTCACCTACGAGTAGCGTCATGCCTGAACCTGAGCATATCATAGTGGCGTGTAACAATCAG TTTTTTGTACTGGATGTGATAGTGAATTTTAAGCGGTTGAGTGAGCAGGACTTGTTGAGTCAGCTGAAGCGAATCGTAGACGTCTCCGCTGAGAATCCACAGCCTCACGTTCTCGGGCTACTCTCTACCATGGGAAGGGTCGAGTGGGCACATGCACGCAAAAGATTGATCAAAG TTTCCACCAACCGAGATTCGTTGGACATGATCGAgaggtgtatttttgtactttgtCTTGATGCAAATATGGGAAACCCCCCTGCTGAAGTGGGTAAGCCCATAGATGCTGATGATGAACCATTAGCTCATCAGATGCTTCATGGTGGTGGGACAGCTCTAAATAGTGGAAACAGGTGGTTTGACAAAACTATGCAG TTTATCATCGGAGATGACGGGACGTGTGGACTCAATTACGAACACTCGCCGTCAGAGGGCGTAGCTGTCGTCCAGCTAGTGGAACATCTGCTCAGATATAT TGATTCTGAGACGCATAAGCGAAAGTTGACGAGAGCTCAGTCGATATGTGAGCTTCCTTGCCCAAGAGTTCTCAGATGGAAACTCTCTGAAGAATCAATCCAAGATATTGAGACGGCTAGAATACGAATGGATAG ACACGTTGGTGATTTCGATCTAAAGCTCCACAGGTACACAAAGTTCGGCAAAGGCTTTCCTAAATCACAGAACATGAGCCCAGACGCCTTCATCCAGATCGCACTTCAGTTCACTTATTACAG GATCTATGGTCACCTGACGTCAACGTACGAGAGCGCCTCCACTCGGCGGTTCCAGGAAGGTAGAGTGGATAACATCCGGGCCGCTACGGTTGAAGCACTGGAGTTTGCACGATCGATGGTCGGGGATCGAGTTGCAACG GAAGCAGAGAAGATGGAATTGCTCCGAGCTGCGATTCAACAACAAACAGATATATGCATTATG AATATAACAGGGCAGGGTTTTGACTGCCACCTTCTGGGACTTCGCGAACTCGCGCGAGAATTGGGAGAGCCGATTCCGGATATTTTTTCAGATGAATCTTACCACCACAGTAACTACTTCAACTTGAGCACAAGTCAG GTACTCACTAAGTTAGACACCTTCATGTGTTATGGAGCCGTGGTACCAGACGGATACGGTGCTGCGTATAACCCACATGAGGACTACATCTTATTCGCTATCGCATCATGGAAGAGTTGCCCGACTACATCATCTGAAGTGTTCCGGGATAAGCTTTTCAAGAGCTTGAATGACATGCGCGCACTTTGTAAAAGGGCATCCACATTGAATAATAATCACATTGTGAAGTAA
- the LOC139953346 gene encoding superoxide dismutase [Cu-Zn]-like, with protein sequence MAVTRRTALLVGWMCLVLCQITVAAPVSSNILIQNVLNALRAQYESVNQTGTSVRARCVLQVNSDLADDVKVNNQVSGTLDFEQSSLGGTLRVSGTVSGIDPTSADLHGFHVHSSSDMSNGCTSTGGHFNPFGKNHGAPSDEERHVGDFGNVYQYQGNVDVSIQDHLASLVGDNSIIGKAIVLHKERDDLGTGGYSDSLTTGHAGARLACCEIVAV encoded by the exons ATGGCTGTCACCCGTCGGACGGCGCTCCTTGTCGGTTGGATGTGCCTGGTTCTCTGCCAAATTACAG TCGCCGCACCCGTGAGCTCCAATATTCTGATACAGAATGTGTTGAATGCACTGCGGGCACAG TATGAGTCGGTGAATCAG ACTGGAACGAGTGTTCGTGCAAGATGTGTCTTACAAGTGAACTCTGACCTTGCAGATGACGTCAAAGTAAATAACCAAGTCAGTGGGACACTTGACTTCGAACAGTCG TCATTAGGTGGTACTCTGCGGGTATCCGGCACTGTGTCTGGTATAGACCCAACCAGTGCTGATCTTCACGGGTTCCACGTCCATTCATCCAGTGATATGAGTAACGGATGTACGTCAACAGGAGGGCATTTCAATCCGTTTGGTAAAAACCACGGGGCACCTAGTGACGAAGagag GCATGTTGGTGACTTTGGCAATGTTTACCAATATCAAGGCAATGTGGATGTCTCTATACAAGATCACTTGGCGTCTTTGGTCGGAGACAACTCTATTATCGGAAAAGCCATCGTG TTACACAAAGAGAGAGATGATCTTGGCACAGGTGGTTACTCCGATAGTTTGACTACTGGACACGCTGGAGCTCGTCTTGCTTGCTGTGAGATCGTCGCGGTCTAA